The Syntrophorhabdaceae bacterium region TATTATCAACAAATTCGAGCTCTTTAATATCGCAGGTATGCCCGTAGTCGACAAAGGCAAACTCGTAGGCATCATCTGTCAGAGCGATATTCTAAGAGGACTGAAAACAGGCACTATGCAGGATCTTGCTGTCAGGGAGGTCATGGTCGAGGATGTTATAACTGTTCCGCCGACGGAGTCCGCCGTCAATATTGCAAAGATCATGATAGAAAAAAA contains the following coding sequences:
- a CDS encoding CBS domain-containing protein is translated as MKVVELMNKNVVTCHPSEKLNVIINKFELFNIAGMPVVDKGKLVGIICQSDILRGLKTGTMQDLAVREVMVEDVITVPPTESAVNIAKIMIEKKVNRVPVIDNDKLVGIVTRGDIIKAVAECG